GTCTCTTTTCACCATTTGTCTAAACATTGCGGGTTTCACGTCACACCAGTCGGTGAGTTTATAATCCACCCATAACCAATAACTGCACCAGCACCCTCCTTTTGGTGTCAGTCCGCTGCGGTTGGTGCTGTTGTGTAGCTTCCACGTGGACTCTggtgtggtttgtttgtggtgtgaaagcTAAGCAGACCATCCACAGAACTGTGTCACAGTGGATATGATGTTTAGCCTGCTTGCTACCACAACAACTTAGAGTGTGATCTCCCCATCTGTATAAGTTACCTACTATGTAATCTTTATTTATGGCAGAGCATTTTGTAACCACGTTAACAATATCATCACAGTGTGAGTGCGGGGATCTTCAGTTTTCAAACAGTTGTGTTGAACTTGTGTCATTCAGTATAACACATTCAGTGTGTCGAGACCAAAACTAAAAGGCAAGAATGCATCTTTTTTGGCCCGGCACGTGAACTGAACTGCACGTGTGCAAACACCCTGACAGAATCAGTACTTTGACACTAAAGGTATTTCTCTTCTATTGCCAGCTCCCAGGTATCGGCTCACAGACTTCGCTGTCTCTGCAAGAGTGCTTGAGACTGTTGGAGGCCACTTTCCCTTTTGGAGAAGAATCTGAGGTAACATAaaattccttgttttgtttgtattgggAATATTGTAAAGCAAGATACAGTGaagttgttaatgtttttactttatGACATTTTCCTTTAGTTTCCAGCCCCAGTTGTCACCCCAGAAATACTTTCCAATGAAGAATCTCCTTCCACATCTCAGGGCCTCCCTCTGGCACCACAGCTGCCCCCAGCAGAGCCACAGTTAGACCTGGAGCAGCAGTGGCAAGATATCATGGCCATCATGGAGCTACAAGTACGTTCCCTCTTCaaaatgtgtctgttgtttACTTGTGAGATCTATTTGGTGGTCCTCCTCTATTAAAACTATATCACTTTAGGTCTAAAGCATATTTAAGTATGAAAAAAATGCCTCTTTTGCAAAGTGTGAAATAATTTAACCctaaaaatagagaaaatacAGATCTAATCTCCCAATTTCATCATGGAAAAATGCCCTTTACAATCTGAGAAATATGTGAATATTTCCCcctaacaaaaatgtttctgcttaAAGGCAATGGAAGTGAACAATACTTCACTCAACTCCAACTCCAGCAGTATCAATGGCACGACTGGGACACCTGaatcaaacacagcaggaaactTTGAACTTTCTACTGGCTCAACACCAGTAAACCAGGATGTCAGCCTCCACCAGGCCTCCCTCCCCAGCTGCAGCCAAGACTTCCCCCAGATGTTCAACCCCCAGCTGGGCTCTGTTAGCATCACTCCAAGAACCACCATGCCCAGAATTTCTGCCAGCAACTCCAGCAACATCAACTCCACGTTTGGAGCCACTAACCTGACCGGGATCTTTCTCCCACCGCACATTAATAGCTCTAGTAACAACATAACATCCACACCTGTTCTGCCAGATCCATTCAGCACCCTGCTGGAAGAGTCTATGCTCGATGAGATCAGTTTGCTGGACCTTGCCATGGAGGAGGGCTTCAGCCAGGCCCAAGCTTCCCAGTTGGAGGATGAGCTTGACTCAGATTCCGGTCTTTCCTTGGACTCAAGCCACAGCCCGGCCTCCCCAAGCAGCTCTGAGACCTCCTGCTCTTCAGCAGCATCTTCCTCTTCAACATCCGCCACCTTCTCTGAGGAGGGGGCTGTGGGCTACAGCACTGACTCTGAGGTTgccactgcagagacagaggagggtgCTGTTGGGGGTTATCAGCCTGGATACAGTAAGCTCTGCCGGATGAGCTATCAGGACCCCTCCCAGTTCCACGGCCTTCCTCAGCTAGACGGCATCAGTCACAATCACACTTACAACCTGCCACTGTCCTCTGCGTTCTCCGAGCACCCAGATCTCCCCGTTTCAACTGGGAAGAAGACTGTCCGCGACAAGCAGCACTCAAAGCTTCAGCCTCATCCGGACTTGCTGGACAAGCACGCAAGTCGCGATGAACGCCGAGCCCGGGCCATGAAAATCCCCTTCTCCAACGATAAGATTATCAACCTGCCTGTTGAAGAGTTCAATGAGCTTCTAGCCAAGCACCACCTGAGTGAAGCCCAGCTGGGCCTCATCCGTGACATCCGCAGGCGAGGAAAGAACAAAATGGCGGCCCAGAACTGCCGCAAACGTAAGCTGGACACCATCATAAACCTGGAGCAGGGCGTCCAAGACCTGAGGCGCGACAAGGCCCGTCTGCTGAAGGAGAAGATGGAGTTCATTCGCTCCATCCGGCAGATGAAGCAGAAGATGCAAAGTCTGTACCAGGAGGTGTTCACTCAGCTACGGGACGAGGAGGGCCGGCCCTATCCTCCCAGTGAGTTCTCGCTCCAGTACAGCGCTGATGGCAGCGTGCTGATCATGCCCCGCGGCGTGACAACCGCTGAGCAGAACCGTAAGCCcgagaaaaaacaaaaagacaagaagaagtGAGAGGTGCAAACTGCTGTTTATCATATAACTTTGCTAAATCAATAAGAAAGATTTCTGCAGATGCAAGAGAGGTGtccttttttcctttaagaAGATTCTGGTGAGTAGAAAAATTGTTGACTACTCTTCCTGCATTAGTTTCTCCCTTTTCATTCTGTTCCCACATTATTTACCTGGAAACAACTTTGAAGCGGAAGTAGCTCTTCGTTTGAGTACTGATATTTCATTATTCAGACGAGGGAAAACAataaggaaggagaggagggataTAAAAGGACACAAAATGAGCTATTAGAGAAGTTTTAGCTGCTCTCGATCCTTTTGCGCCAAACCACTGAGGACGGAGAAGATTTGCAGGGTGAAACAAAGGAGCGGTATCGAGAAAAGTGGGGGTAAAACAACACTGTCAGCGAGTATGGCTGGAGTACCTATGCACGGAAAGTTTTAAAAGACTATCAGATCACATCCCACCCTGAAGACTTGTAGTGATTTTCATTGTCACTGAGGCTTTTAAGTTGCAAATCTTCAGGCAAAAAACAGCATCTATGGTTGTGAGAGATGAGATACCAAAGGTTAACGGAAGTCCATCGTTTTTAGGATGCCATTAACACCTATACTAACCAAAGGTTGTATGGTGCACACCGCTTGATCCGAATACATCTTAAACGCTCAAACACTGCACTCTAATTCTGTAGGTTTGTATCGCAAATTCCAGTTTTTGAGTCAGTTTGTTGGTTGCATCCAAGTTTAGGAGGCCCTAAAGAGATTGGGTTTGACATGTGGAAGGAGGATGTTGTAACGAGAAGGAGTCAGAGGCTGAGTGTTCCTGGGCTGGCCACTCCTAGAAGAGGCCTGGAGGTGAAGTCCTGCAAGAGGAGCAGATGGATGTTTTAGGGAGGAGGCACACTGCATTGCTAAATGTATCAACTTCCTTATAAATTATGCATAGCACTGTAATTTGTCTTTAAAAGGCTTGGCTGTATGCATTTTGCCGTGTCTGTCGCTATTCCTTCGCTGCAGGTTTAAATACAGGAGCTGCGTTTAGGAAGGCTCTTATTAACTGTTCATAATCTGTAGTATAAGCAAGGTTATAGGTCTAGCCACATCAGCTTTATGTAAAAGTCTACACCAACATTATTTGAAAACTTCACGCAGAGTCGTGATCTTAAGAGGAATTCAACATACTGTGATGGGCCAGGAGCTCCAGAGGAGAGTACTGTATGATTAGCACCAACTCCAGGCTGTCACAGATCAAAATTagggattttttgttttggtttgttctgttttttcctcctggTCACCTTGTTTGACACATTAGTTTAAACCGGGCTCAGTTATCGCTGTGGTGTAGCATTTTCCCTCTTCAGTAACTTGTTTGCCAACGTTCCCCCAGCCGGAAGCCACTGGaggaattttttttaactgctgtaATGCTGAGGTGTTGTCGTAAATATTCTGAGTCctatgtttctctgtgttgaTGACAAAGTGAGCCGCGGTGTTACACGAGATAAAAGTTAATTGAATGCGTGACATGACGCCGTGTGTTGTGGCCACTTTGATTTGAATGCCTTTATTTCACAATCTCATGAACCTtcactttaaatgttttgaggacagaagaaaaatgtcCTCAAAGTAGAAGTGCTATTACTTGTCTATCTGAATGAGGTTTGTCCGTACATGTTAAATCAAActttttaggaaaaaaaataggtgAGGTGTTGCAGTTAGGATAGAATATTTACCAGAGGCTGAACAGAACCCGCTACATTAAGATGGTGTCCAAAAAACATCGTTTTGAAAGGAGAAATGTCCTCATATAATGTGATATTCAGGCATGAAACTGGTTAACATTCACTTCAGTGTAACCCAGTACCACACCAACTATTTAGTACTGCTACTACTTAgtgcacttttttttgtctgtcttgttatgtaaatattttcatgtttgtgttcgTCATGATTTACATAGTTTGTCAAAGGTCTCCATAACAGTCTCACCCTCTGCTTTGAGTTTGGATGTAGTCCCCCTCTGTTTTGAGATATTTGCTGGCAATCAAGAATTGTTTCTATTGATtaataaagtgtttttattttcacctgtGACTCTTGTGTTCTAGTTGTCATGAATGGTAAGTGGTACGTGGCCTTGGCCCAAAACAGCAGATTTGTGAGTTATTCCGATAACCTTCAACCTATAGTTTCACAATTTACGCCAGTCCGTGTTTCCAGTTTGCGGTGGGAGAAATTTATGATCGTGTAGGAATGTTAATGTGTCTCATAAGGATGTTTAATTTGCGCGTTGACGTGGTTACTCACAGGCCTTCACTCTCGGCATACTTACGTGAGCAGACTCTGGATGTCTGGAGGTACAGAAAGGACGAGTGCTGGAAAAGTTCCAGGCTCCCTTAATAATTATGAGCTAAAAGATGACAccgacacacacgcacacacacacagtgtctggTGCCCTCCTGTCAGGTGATATGAGAATCTGCACGACAAACTGTACAAACTGAGCGAATGTCATGTTACCTAAAGCTTTTGGTCAGGCTGTGTCCATGTATACATGCTGTGCCAAGATCCTCTCTGTCGACAGATCTGTGTTTGTATTAAACTTATATCAAGTAAGAACAACTGAGGCTCATCGAGTTTATTCTTACTGTTCGTCCCAGTGAAGGCTGAACGTTTTCTGCTCGCTTCGATCTCCTCAGCATAGAGCCAGCTGTAGAGTCGACTCCGCCTCCTGGAGACCTCAGCGGATGTGAGAAAAATCCTGCTGAGAGTGAATATGAGCAAAGCTGCTGGACCTGATAACTGGCCGTGTGCTAAAAACAAGCCAGTCAGCTCATTGGTGtcattactgacatttttaacatatCGCCCTCACAGGAGACTTCCCATCTGCTTCAAGTCAGCCACCATCATCCCTGTAGCCTGAAAGTCTGCAGTGTGTTGCCTAAACCAGTTCCACAGAGGATGCCGTCTCCTCTGCCGTCTACCGAGTCTTCACACACCTCGAAAATAACAACAGCTTCTTCAGAATCCTGTTCGCTGACTTCAACACAATCTCCTCAGTGAAATAGTTTAAAGTTAAAACAGAGAACCTGTCCTGGACATCAGAGATCTCCCctttaatgacttttttttttttttttttgaggagcAATCGAAAGCACCACAAACttgcactgtgtgtgcgtggctCAGGACAGGAAGGCCCTGCAGCGGGTGATTTCAGCAAGGTGAGGGACCTGCAGAGCTCAAAGGACAACCGCAGATACAGAAGCACCCGCTGCTGAACCACCGGACTACAAGGGCAGCTTCTTCCCTCAGACCGAGACTAACAGGCTACAAACGAACCACAACTGGAGCTGGGTTGTAACCTTGAATGTTGACACAAAGTGCAGGCTCCTGCATTTATGATAACTAAGACAATCAGCTTCTGGGAAAAAGCCCCACAAGACAAAACTCGCTAGTAGAGCTGCAACAATAATTCATAAAAACTAGTTATAATTAATCGCCAGTTGTGTTTTCTGAGGTCATTCAAACCATTATATGGTATTGTATAAATTATTTATAGAAATTATTTTTAGcagtttttaatgaaaacaaggCGGTTGCAGCCCTACTATGTAATGACCCCATTGTGTTAAAAGTGACAcaagcatgaaaacacagtAACAAAAAGCAGTTTATTCTCCAAAACTGACAAGCAAGACATTAATGAAAAACACTACAAAGATTACCCATGATCAAATGAATCACTGAAAAAGATCATCACCATACACCAAACGGTCCTAAAGGAGCAGCTAAGATGAACACAGTTTTGCTCTCAAAAGCAACAACCaatcaagttaaaaaaaataatggcacattaatgaaataaaacacctTGTTGACGACCGAGCACTGGaccaaatgttttgtgaaaCTGATACTGAAGTAGCCCGAGCAGCTTTTAGAAAGCTGGAGCGGATAGAGAAAATTAACACTGCGTCATACATGTGGGGTTCAGCTGAAGCGTATATACAGTTACATTATATCCAGATAAAAGCAGAACTGTATGAGTGATACTTCACCAAAAGACGAATAAGTTCAATGGTGTCTTGCTTGTCTCTGCCCCCCTCCTGATCCCCCAAATCCCCCGTCCAAAGTACAATGAAGTTCAAAACTACTCTTTTTGTCCCCCTGCCCCTTCGCCCTGTGTTAGTTTTTGTCGTCTTTTTTCTCGTCTTCGGTGGGATACGAGTGCCAAGTGAGTCTTTCTTCGTAGAACGAGATGACCACCTGCGGACACTTCACGTTGGCCTCCTTCGCCGGCACCAAGTCGGCTTCGTCGGAATTTTTcctgcacaaacaacacaaaaattgGACTGACGTGCATTTGGCACAAGAAGACACATTTTAACCTCCAACAAGCCGAGGCAGttcttcacacactgatgttccGGTTTCAACAGCTGCAGTTACGGCATATACGAACCATTTCATGAGGAACATGAGTTCTCCTGTGGAATCTGTGGCACCAATAATCCTTTCTGGAGCCAGCCCTCGAGCAAAGCCCCTTAGCTTCTCTGTCTGAGgatcaaacagcaaaacacaacttcagtcaagcacaaaacaacatttcagcaTAAGCGCTAACCAAACGCAACACGTCGGGGTTCTCTTCAACAGTCCTGTCTCTTTGTATACGTCGAATCCAAACGTGCACCCTCCAAATCAAACCGATGTCTGGTCCAATTCCTCACAGCTCAAAGTGATGTCTCTAAGGGTCTTGTTTGGTCTGACCAACGGTCCATCTGAAGTTATCAAATCTTAACACTAATCCATTAGCTGAACTATAATTTCAGTTCTACATATCTGTGCAACATTTTAAGGTGAAatgttgttgtcttgtgttgttaaAACATCTGTTCGAACTCTGGGTAATTTGACCAGCTAAATCTGGTGAAATCTGCACAAAATCCACATGAGCCCACTAGCAGACTTGACGAGTGGTGGATATGGACAGCCTGAGGCTCTCGCAGACGTCCCAGGAACGAGTCTACAAGTGAGGTGAAGTCTGGACATTTGGGACTGAAGGGGAGCCTGTCGTCACGGCTCTGCTGAAGAGGACCCCTGGATTTCTCTATGGTTCGCAAAACAGCAACCTTGTCTGCTGCGCCTCATCAGGAGCAACTGCGACGTAGTCTTCCATGACAATAAAGTGCTGACCTCAATGAGGTCTGAAGTTAGCCTAAATAACCACAAACACCTCTGCATCCAACCAACTTACTCTGAGCTGGTGTAGAGTTTACTGAAACTTTTAACTGCTCTGCCcacacaaaatgcagaaaaatgttgtgtagatcaaaatagttttgttttgtgtttctgccttCTCTTTTGTCCATCCACCAGCTAAAGAAAACACCTGAAGGGTATAACACAAAGTGAGATCAATGGATTACAGAGGGGTTTTTTCAGTATCACAAAGGTGGCTTGATCGCCATGGTAACGAACcctaagaaaaacaaagaactgGGACTCACgtcatcttttttcttctttgttttactttcatCTCCTTCTGCATCACCGGCCGCCTTCCTCTTTCCATCGTGTGCCGATTTCTGAGACTGCAGAAATTCTGCAATCAAATCTGGGCAGTCCAGGTTGTCTTCTGGCTCCCACGTGTTGTCTTCTCTGCAACGCCAGATCATAAAAACACCTTGTTAAATGTTCTGCTGCGTCATTCTATTCTTGGTTTTAGTTTGAATGCAGTCTCTGACTTAAAGGGTTGCATGAGCAGGATAatgataagaaaagaaagagtggaTGATGTGACACATGCAGAAATCCCCTGACGGTTTTTGAAAACTCCCCCTGAAAACACTCACTCAGAGAAGCCTTTCCACTTGAGGAGATACTCTACTCTCCCTTTCACCACCCGCCGATTCAGGACCTTTTCCACCACAtattcttcctcctcctcctcttcctctgccacGTCATCCGGCTTCTTGTCCTTCTTCTCAGATGAAGTCATCTTGCTCTCTGATGGGTTACGAACAAGAGTGATGAGCAGATCGTTACTGATCCTGAAGACACACAGCCTTAGACTAGAAACTGAAAACTCTTTAATGCCAAGATTAATGTTCAGTGGCAGAGTTTGACAAGTTCACTTCAGTTTGGGACACGTGTTACTTTGTCTTGTTCACAAATGGAGGGTAAAACATTCTGCCGAGTGCAGTTTCAAGTGGGCTACAAACATTTATCGTGCCACTCTGTTAACACACATCACTTTACTCATTCCTGGACTGTTCGACACACACCTCATCGCACAAGGACAAGTGATACAGAGAAATTTATGTTAGAAAATAATGATATATTAAACCTTCTGTAACAGTGGGGCCATCGTTAGGGGGCTCTGTAGTCAGGCTCATACTCATCAGGTAGACCTGGAGACCAGCAGGTTCCTGGTCAACGTCAAGATTGTTGCATGATGGAAGCAAGCCGGAATCAATGTGGTAGAGAGCAGAAGACAGCATTGGAAAATGGGATTTATTGAAAGGATACATGGGTAACAGTGAGAAGAAATTGAGGGTTAGCAGAAATGTGTTTCACGTTTAAaaacccagtgtgtgtgtacgtctTGAGTCTGTCCTAGTTAGGGATTTCTATTTTAACAGGGACTGCCCAGAGTTACCCATGTATCAGTACCTTATGACATGTGTGACCTCACTGGATGTCTGGGGGCGGGAGGAGGGGGGcgttttttatttgcaaaaatatgGCCCTGATCAAATATGTCATCGCTCACCTTCAGTAAGAGGATTACAGACTGACTACCTCGATATGTGTCACGTGACTAACCGACGGCAGCGCGGTGACAGACCGGAACGTGTTGATGGACGTGTCCGCAGGTAAACTGCCAGCATCAGTCACCGCGTTTGCAGCGGCGACTTGGCAGA
The Scatophagus argus isolate fScaArg1 chromosome 21, fScaArg1.pri, whole genome shotgun sequence genome window above contains:
- the nfe2l1b gene encoding endoplasmic reticulum membrane sensor NFE2L1b isoform X2, with protein sequence MLYLKKYFTEGLIQFTILLSLIGVRVDVDTYLNNQLPPLREIILGPSSAYTQTQFHNLRNTLDGYVIHPKSVDLDHFFTTRRLLNQVRQLDRLSVPSTELNTWLVHRDSETVVSTSSQSSPSITLDNGAGLEDVNNPDATLAMRGGSGAPESTYNLNSADSSLGAVAPEGNQEQSSREGNDDLTKEDIDLIDILWRQDIDLGAGREVFNYSNRQKESEEEKPNPHENKDGNEEQESWRNGVNLQEAQPVDGETGESIPEQLPGIGSQTSLSLQECLRLLEATFPFGEESEGLPLAPQLPPAEPQLDLEQQWQDIMAIMELQAMEVNNTSLNSNSSSINGTTGTPESNTAGNFELSTGSTPVNQDVSLHQASLPSCSQDFPQMFNPQLGSVSITPRTTMPRISASNSSNINSTFGATNLTGIFLPPHINSSSNNITSTPVLPDPFSTLLEESMLDEISLLDLAMEEGFSQAQASQLEDELDSDSGLSLDSSHSPASPSSSETSCSSAASSSSTSATFSEEGAVGYSTDSEVATAETEEGAVGGYQPGYSKLCRMSYQDPSQFHGLPQLDGISHNHTYNLPLSSAFSEHPDLPVSTGKKTVRDKQHSKLQPHPDLLDKHASRDERRARAMKIPFSNDKIINLPVEEFNELLAKHHLSEAQLGLIRDIRRRGKNKMAAQNCRKRKLDTIINLEQGVQDLRRDKARLLKEKMEFIRSIRQMKQKMQSLYQEVFTQLRDEEGRPYPPSEFSLQYSADGSVLIMPRGVTTAEQNRKPEKKQKDKKK
- the nfe2l1b gene encoding endoplasmic reticulum membrane sensor NFE2L1b isoform X1, producing the protein MLYLKKYFTEGLIQFTILLSLIGVRVDVDTYLNNQLPPLREIILGPSSAYTQTQFHNLRNTLDGYVIHPKSVDLDHFFTTRRLLNQVRQLDRLSVPSTELNTWLVHRDSETVVSTSSQSSPSITLDNGAGLEDVNNPDATLAMRGGSGAPESTYNLNSADSSLGAVAPEGNQEQSSREGNDDLTKEDIDLIDILWRQDIDLGAGREVFNYSNRQKESEEEKPNPHENKDGNEEQESWRNGVNLQEAQPVDGETGESIPEQLPGIGSQTSLSLQECLRLLEATFPFGEESEFPAPVVTPEILSNEESPSTSQGLPLAPQLPPAEPQLDLEQQWQDIMAIMELQAMEVNNTSLNSNSSSINGTTGTPESNTAGNFELSTGSTPVNQDVSLHQASLPSCSQDFPQMFNPQLGSVSITPRTTMPRISASNSSNINSTFGATNLTGIFLPPHINSSSNNITSTPVLPDPFSTLLEESMLDEISLLDLAMEEGFSQAQASQLEDELDSDSGLSLDSSHSPASPSSSETSCSSAASSSSTSATFSEEGAVGYSTDSEVATAETEEGAVGGYQPGYSKLCRMSYQDPSQFHGLPQLDGISHNHTYNLPLSSAFSEHPDLPVSTGKKTVRDKQHSKLQPHPDLLDKHASRDERRARAMKIPFSNDKIINLPVEEFNELLAKHHLSEAQLGLIRDIRRRGKNKMAAQNCRKRKLDTIINLEQGVQDLRRDKARLLKEKMEFIRSIRQMKQKMQSLYQEVFTQLRDEEGRPYPPSEFSLQYSADGSVLIMPRGVTTAEQNRKPEKKQKDKKK
- the cbx1b gene encoding chromobox protein homolog 1b isoform X1, with the translated sequence MSMSLTTEPPNDGPTVTEESKMTSSEKKDKKPDDVAEEEEEEEEYVVEKVLNRRVVKGRVEYLLKWKGFSEEDNTWEPEDNLDCPDLIAEFLQSQKSAHDGKRKAAGDAEGDESKTKKKKDDTEKLRGFARGLAPERIIGATDSTGELMFLMKWKNSDEADLVPAKEANVKCPQVVISFYEERLTWHSYPTEDEKKDDKN
- the cbx1b gene encoding chromobox protein homolog 1b isoform X2, with translation MTSSEKKDKKPDDVAEEEEEEEEYVVEKVLNRRVVKGRVEYLLKWKGFSEEDNTWEPEDNLDCPDLIAEFLQSQKSAHDGKRKAAGDAEGDESKTKKKKDDTEKLRGFARGLAPERIIGATDSTGELMFLMKWKNSDEADLVPAKEANVKCPQVVISFYEERLTWHSYPTEDEKKDDKN